A single Thermoanaerobacterium sp. RBIITD DNA region contains:
- the tnpA gene encoding IS200/IS605 family transposase, which produces MEKNNLIHARTCVYNVNYHIVWSTKYRKEVLTEDIQEYLKSLFGEIANDKGFIIASMEIMPDHVHVFVSAHPQVAPSYIVKMLKGISARRTLMKYPELTKQLWKGHLWNSSFYIETIGSISEDVIKKYIEHQKTRG; this is translated from the coding sequence ATGGAAAAGAATAACTTAATTCATGCAAGGACATGTGTATACAATGTTAATTATCACATCGTTTGGTCTACAAAATATAGAAAGGAGGTATTGACTGAAGATATACAAGAATATCTCAAATCGTTGTTTGGTGAAATAGCAAATGACAAGGGATTTATAATAGCTTCAATGGAAATAATGCCAGACCATGTACATGTATTTGTATCCGCACATCCGCAAGTAGCACCTTCATACATTGTTAAAATGCTTAAAGGAATAAGTGCCAGAAGAACATTAATGAAGTATCCTGAACTGACAAAACAATTATGGAAAGGACATCTTTGGAATTCATCATTCTATATCGAAACAATTGGTTCCATATCTGAAGATGTAATAAAAAAATACATTGAACATCAAAAGACAAGGGGGTGA